From a region of the Tachysurus fulvidraco isolate hzauxx_2018 chromosome 5, HZAU_PFXX_2.0, whole genome shotgun sequence genome:
- the mych gene encoding myelocytomatosis oncogene homolog, with product MLPSRSPPHDWLVESEPLLFDDEFCQNLIKDLQSIPTPPQSPPGKGGLGRSLSSVDQLELVSELLLEDGDLLHWNWSCDLGDERVKSDVSDDCLWSCAAEKSAEEKMSVLSTSPLLSDIDTEIFAEIVGSTLDCSGAAASCQTTTQSEKLIRNSPEFSETSSDYGSLSAAGESSSDSEEEIDVVTVRRCNTFTRSKQRDYSKREQEQALKRCHLEIQQQHNYAAPRPASPPPPSPSVKRVRGNTRHFTSRHACDLDDDNERRRSHNVMERQRRNELKNCFQRLRDHVPELSYNDKASKVMILKRAKESIRNLETERQELSKKRDRLRHKQENLKARLEMLKRL from the exons ATGCTGCCGAGTCGTTCACCGCCACACGACTGGCTTGTCGAGTCGGAGCCGCTGCTGTTCGACGACGAGTTTTGTCAGAACTTAATCAAGGACCTGCAGTCGATCCCCACGCCGCCACAGTCTCCGCCGGGAAAGGGCGGCCTCGGCAGGTCCTTATCCAGCGTGGACCAGCTCGAGCTGGTGTCGGAGCTTTTGCTCGAGGACGGCGACTTGTTGCACTGGAACTGGAGCTGTGATCTGGGCGATGAACGCGTGAAGTCTGATGTCTCGGACGACTGCTTGTGGTCCTGCGCTGCGGAGAAATCGGCTGAAGAAAAAATGTCCGTCCTTTCCACGAGTCCCCTGCTTTCGGATATCGACACGGAAATCTTTGCCGAGATTGTAGGTTCTACGCTGGACTGTAGTGGCGCCGCTGCCTCGTGTCAGACGACAACGCAGAGCGAGAAGTTGATCCGGAACTCGCCCGAGTTCAGCGAGACATCCTCTGATTACGGCTCCTTGTCCGCGGCCGGTGAATCATCTAGCGATTCTG AGGAGGAGATTGATGTAGTGACTGTTCGACGCTGCAACACATTCACACGCTCAAAGCAGAGAGACTATAGCAAGCGTGAGCAGGAGCAGGCACTAAAGCGCTGTCACCTTGAGATCCAGCAGCAACACAACTATGCTGCTCCTCGTCCAGCTTCACCCCCGCCTCCTTCACCGAGTGTAAAACGTGTTCGCGGAAATACAAGACACTTCACCTCCCGCCATGCCTGTGACCTAGACGACGACAACGAGCGCCGTAGAAGTCACAACGTTATGGAGCGGCAACGGCGCAATGAGTTAAAGAACTGCTTCCAACGGCTGCGTGACCACGTGCCTGAACTATCTTATAATGACAAAGCATCTAAGGTGATGATACTAAAACGAGCTAAGGAGAGCATCCGCAACCtggaaacagagagacaggagcttagtaaaaaaagagacagactgCGGCATAAACAGGAAAATCTCAAGGCCAGATTAGAGATGCTCAAAAGACTTTGA